The window tagattttaataaattttgggcGAGGCCGAGGCCAAGGCCATGGTTTCAAGACTTGGATGAATCTTATGCGGTCCATCAAATTCAACTCTGACTTGGTAGACCCTACATGGTTGGATGCAATGAGTCACTTATACAAGCAACCCTAATCATAATATCTTGAATGCAGATTGCAGTGACTCAGTGTTTATGATTTGATTAAGTTACATGCCGCTATTAGAGATGAAGACAGTTGAGTACCCACCAACCTAATAATTTTCAAACATATTTTGTGTGACCCCATCTCTTATAAAGacacatggcccaatcaaatcctaccatgtcGGATTACTGCTGACGCCTATGGTGGTATAGTCACCACACAAATCCATGTCCAGCTTGTTAACCAATTCTTATATATTAAttttttgagaatacattataATAATCTCATATTTATATGATAAAAAACTAAAGGGAATGGTTTAAATCTTACCTTGGTGGGATTAAATTGGTTTTTTCCATTATGTTATCAATGTAGATCCATTGCTTTAAGATATCTCTCCTTGTCTATCTCAAGTGGAAGGTGAAAAGGCCATCTTCTGCTATTGTGATAAAGACCAAGGGAGATGCATGTCATTCATAAGATAGACCTTATACGTTTACATGTgttggagaaaaaaaaagaagataaaagatgAATAGATGAGATACACTCCCTCTCCTCTCTCGCTCTAATTGATGTCCACGGGGAGACATTTACAGCTTTCTTGAGTCTCGAGCTCTCCTCTAAGATGGAATCTATATATAAGTAAGAGTTAGGTTTTATGGGTATATACACGCATGAAAGAGCATTACCTTACAAACTTATAAGTACTATACTATGTGGGAAGTCCATTACACTATCTTATCCACTCACATATTTATGATCTAATCCCAAATTTTGATGGTAATACCTAACATCACTTGCTTTCAATATCTTTTAGTCCGTCTTGTAAAGTTAGCTAAAGCTACTTAATGAAGTTTATGACCTTCATGCGCTATCAATTATATGTGTTGATACTTTTTTTTGCCACATCAACTCCTTAATTACATTAACTATAACATGAATTAATAGGCTCTCAAACCATTGACTCGAATTTATCATCCAATCAAATTGTCCAAATGTtcaatattataatattatgtcCTCGTCATATTTACATTCTTATATAAGGCAAATGTATAAGTGACACTAGGTTCTTGATAGTAGAGGCTGTCCATCACAATGCAAGTCAATCTCCTCATataaaataactaaataaaatgTTTACAAACGTTGCTTAAAAATTTGAAGCAATCGTGGCACATTAATACACTAAGATTCATCGTCTGTTATTCTCTCTAATTAATGATcactgttttttattttcaagtcCTCAACCGTCATAGATGAATGACTCTTTGTATAATTCACATAGATTGTTATTAAGATCAATAATCAGTGGCTGAGATTGACCTAATCGCATCTAGAATGCACATTATTTCGCTGGGCACGACTCCAGCAAAATTTTCACTCACCTCCCAAATCAACTAAGCACTTCGAATTGAGTTTGGCCTTGGCCACACGCGTCACGCACGTGTGGCAGAAAATGGATGGTCACAAAGGTAACCAACAGCTTGCGAcgtacacgtggggcccacgagaTGCGTTTACCAGCCATATATTTCCTGTCTCAATCGCCGGGTTCACTCAATGAATGGCTCGGATGGAAGGATCTTGCACACGTTTACGACGTCCGCACGTGTCCCGCGAATCTCCTTTAGTACCAAGTACTCAAATACGCTCCTATGCGCATTCCCTTTAACCTTCGcctctcttcttctccaaaccACCAAAACGATGCCCCTAAAATGGTAAGACTTCCCTGTATACTTCTACGCTACGCAGGCTTCTAATTCCGATTATCGGATTTGAAATGAACGGCTCAGATAGCTCGACCGTTGTTTCGCAGGCTTCTGCACTGGCAGCCGAACGCGGGAACGACAGTCAACAGCCAGATCCTCACGGAGGTGTCCCAGTGCGCTGAAAGCATCAACGGGACCaaggatggacggtggagatcaacCATCACTTTCTACAAGCCCATGCTAAGaggtttcttcttctctctctctctgtgtgtgtgtttttGGGTAGTGTATGGTCCTGGGGCAGATGACATTTTATAGTCGTTGCTGAGCAGTTATGTTGTGTAAGTGGAGCCGGtggttcggtgatccagaccgttgatctaatgggccATAGTTTGGATGGTTGATATTCTGGGGATCTCCCGGATTGAGTGATTTTAGCCCTTAAATAAGTGGGCATGCAAACATACGGTCGAAAAAAATGCAgccatggtccacattcaacgtgaAATTAGTCAGATTGGTTGATAAGATCCAGTTTGAGTATGGGGTGGATGGATTTTGATTATTTGATTTAGGATTGAGTCTGGTTCCTCGACAAGCCCTTGTAGAGTTAGTACATTCTACAAGTGctacgtgtggggtccactggggtgtATGTACAGCATCCAACCGGTCCAGCATGGTTGGTCCACCATGAAAGTTGGATGGTCAGGTCgatccaaccatcacgtgggcTATGGTTGGCTGTTGTTTTGTATGGTGGGGCCCTCCGTGAAcgcgaggcccaccatgatcatgtgATGTCCCAAAAGATAAGGCCTACATgatcattaagtggaccacaccatagaaaacaatggacatctACCCAAAAGCCTGCAAATTGACATTGTGGCcatacatgatggttggatcagcctgattttcaggccgtCCAACTTTCATCGTGGGGCAGCCTTGCTTGATAGGTTGGATGCTATAAACACACCCTGGTGGGCACCATGCATGAATAAGCTTATACTACAAGGATTTGTGGAGTAACTGGCCTCTAGGATTGCTTAGTTAGAGAAATAAGATCTTTTGAGACCATAGTACCTAGGTATTCTTATTCGGTTTGACTTATTATAAAAAAATAGCAGGAGAATGAAGTGGATATAAAAGGGTCATGTATGATAACTATGtgacgtagggaaggacgtgatgaggtcgatcaccgtcttcctcagggaataactactccgaatctatagagctctctagactcctcacagagtttcctcaaatccacgagaaataaaaaatagaactaatttctaataaattcgaaataaattgattgattaaaaaaaaaaaaaaaaagtaaaaaagaaattacaaccctttaaataatgagctcaaacctaggatggagttttagactcaaactccaactcaaacaccctaaaaacttgacttactataaataggaaacttactatttgtGGATGgtctccattcctactagacttcatggttttcggccaaaaatagtaagtgtccaatttagcctaaccacgttattctcctaatttttctaagcccttttcatattgggcacaactcctacaactcaaaggattagaAGTTATACTcatactaaaacttactatttatagtaaaaatgaaaataaaagggacttttaactgttgatttaatggaatctcacaaatccggcgTGGGCAATCCGGCGttgcggggttggttggctaaagtagcttcctGTACCCCAAatatatatgatatgttgaaaaactcatcccggtttgcgagatacaaatgttttaatgttCTGACAGTTCGGATCAtttccgcctccgatcgggccttctctggtccatctttgccatgaaagtgtctactATCCACTCTACATCACTATGTAATTTATCTTTTATCAATTTATGAAATTTAACTACTTAAAGAAGCCTTTAAGAGGCTGTTGTTCCTTGAAGAGGACATACTTTGTGTTATTTATTATAGGGTTATTACATATTATTATCGACTTGTTTGGTTATTACATATTATCATCGCCCAGTATTAGAGCGGTCATGCTCTTGGGCAATGGCAGGCGGAGTGAGATAACAACAAGCTTTGAAAGAGAGGAAGATAGAGTTTTGGCTACtctcagtgttcgaaatatcgatatagcattacatattgcatccttgggatacaaatacatattgTTTATCGtgcaggatatatcgtttgtattgggtaatttatcgcactttttgggaaacatggggaaacattgggaaaatggttgaaattttcaatgagacttcaatgattgttaaaaaaagaccttaatatacacttataaataataacatctcaaaaaagaagtgtacacaataggtttcctttgtatagagtcctaagctatgcgttgtctgactgaactagggcaattatattcaaattgaatgtataacatttaaagtgtatgtgatgattgttttatcaaacactcctaaatactttgaaattagtctcaattaacatttggttgaagggaaatttcaaaaaagaattaatattttaatatatttttttattaattttaattaaaagttattttatttttcaaaaattgacaatgacttaacaaatcagtagatcagctcTCATAAattcttgatttcatgtttggagtgcaacattgcaagcaatttgggagaaattggagaaatttcaaaatatccccaaaatttcccaaatcCCACCTACATGCAAATTTTGAATTTAGGCTCAATTGATAGCTAGTTGaatgaagatttcaaaaataaaaataaaaatggagaacatgaagaaccaatggatatcgaaatcaaagctcaatctatatgatttttcatgcaaaacatgaagaaccaatggatttgtaaccatttgacatcgatttaacataattttaacaaaaaaaaagggattggaaattgaaaatgctcatcagatcaaacatgtgggatgtaTCGGCACTaactgtgcgtttcgtatcgcacatgtgggatacaagatatgtcgtgggatatatcggccgatatcgtcgacaTTTAAAACACTGGCTACTCTTAGAAGTAGAACTCAAAATCCCCTCAAGGAGGGTGTCAAGAGGAATGCATGCATTGGAACATGTGCAATGGATGATTGCCATTGTGGTTTTGAAGACACCTAGCAGACGTCATTGATGGTGCACGGCATTGGTAGTGCCAGGGCATAGGAGGCTTCCACCCATACTTCGGTCAACTGCCCATATCCCATGTTGGGATTGACTAGCTAGAAGAATGACATGAATAGGGGCCGTACAAACTTGACATATCTGATTAGAGTTTCCATGATTCCATGGAAAAGATCTAACCAGTTGGATATGTCAGGCCGAGCAATTCGTTGCCTTCAAATGTCGGAGAATCGGTGGTTGGCATTGGCTTGGAGAATAGTTATTTCTCTCTGACGTGGAGTGAGTTCTCACAATTGTTGTGTGTGCATTTTAATTGGGTATGAGGACTTTACTAGAGCACTCAGTTGAAACAAACTAAGACAGTTTGGAATATCAGGCACTCACTTAGTTGAAACTACCATTGTGTCTCCCACTCGTTGCATGAGCTGGCAGAGACTacgtagtgtgtgtgagtgatccatgGTTCAATCCCTGGCAGTGTTACTCAAAAACAAAGAAGTTTGGAATATCAGGCGCAATTTGAGAGATTGGCTAATCCAACTACAAGCTTGATGAAGTTGTAATATTTTTTTTGTAAGCTTATTTTATTAGCAGTCTTAAGGATGAGTTGTGACACTTGGTATGTACGTTCCACTCTGATTATATGACCACTTCTATTAGACTTGTTCAAATTAGAGGAAGAAAATATATTGGTTCAGTGCCAACAATTGCAACCATTCTCTACTAAAGAGAATTGtatgaatggaaggatgatccGAGGAAAATCTTAAGAATCAAACTACACCATTGAAAAGGCATTGTCAAATAGTGGATGTTGGCTGAGATGGAGGGGCACAATGAAGggcttttttattattatgatgAGAAGTACTAACCATGACACTATTGCAAAACTCAACAACCTTTTCGCACAGGCTTTTCACTCAGCAACAAAGAGAATGATGGTAAGGTTCTTGCTTGGGATCTGAGTGATAACTAGAAGCAACCTTGAGGACAACGTTGATTCGAATCGTGATGGAATGATAAGATCCAATCTAAGTATGCTAGGCATGGGATTCGGTTTAGGATCTGCTTAGTTAGAAAGTAAAGATATTTAGATCACAGTGGATAGAGTCCTTATTTGGTTTGACTTTTTGTAGAAATATAGTGGGAGAATGAAATGACTAAAAATGGGTTTGCAACAACAATATAATGCATCTTCTATTTATTTATGAAATTTAACTATGCAAGGAGCTTTTAAGAGGCCATTCTCCTTCAAAAACGACATATTCGTGTTTTTTATTCACGGACTATTGCACTGGAACCattgggagttttttttttttgtcaaaatcttgCAGTATGGGAGATTTTTGTGTCATGGTCCATGCATGGAGGAATCCATCCAAGTAATGGTCTTGGCCACCAAACGAGGATCCCACTTGTCCTGGCTAGGTGCCCAATGATCAAAGTATTCATCTTGTGTTCTTGCACAACACTTTGAAATGTCAGTCCCAAAAGCACTTGGACAGGCATTCGTCACACATCATGCCCACTTTTTAATGATCCAGAAGGTTCATACAGTGAGAACACCTTGGATGGGCAATCTTTCAGAGAAATGGAAGATCATAACCATTCAATAACCAGCCAGTGAATGgatagttaaaaagaaaaatacagcCAACCATCATATGAGAGGAAAGAAGGCTGCCATCAATGAGGAATTTTTCTGTCCATCAGCCATCCAAGTGGGAGCCACCAAAGGAGTGGTCTTGCTTAGTGAGAACGGGTTGCACATGTATAGAGTTCCGCGCTGAATAAAAATGTGGTACTTTGTGCAACCATTGTGTCATACTTCTCAATACTACAAATTTCCCCCCTTGCCAGATCCAAATGCCCCGGCAGAGTACCCCCGTGATTTTATTGGGATTTCACTTCAAGAACAATCCAACAAGTACTACTTCATCATCCGTGGACAGCGCATCGTGCTCGAGGCAGATTCTTCCATTCAGACGATCATGGAGAAGTTGCAATCTTACAAATCCCGGGTTTCACTCAATTTTGAGGTAGTCATGCATGCATTGTTTGTCTGTTCACACTTTGATATTATTGTATAAAAGGGAAAGGTTTGTATTGTAACTGTGTGCACCTATTGTTGTTTGCCCACATATCTCAAACCATCCAATAGTGGGTGGCTGGAAACTGAACACGCATTTCAAAATGGGctttttgaaaattcgaatttTGAAATGCCTGCTAGATTCCTGCAAATTGTTTCTAAATGGTGGGAGATATGTCCACGTTGATAGATTCCAGCTAACTATCGTTAAATGGTTAGAGATATGTGCACACCGACTCCTGGTGCCTATTGTGTGCACTGAAGTTGTGCTCTCATGTATACATAGAAGTTTGCATCATAGCAGACAAATAATGCATCTTTATATGTTTCATTTAGGAACTCATTTTGCGATGATTATCGTGCAAAAACATATGCCTATTCTCCAACTATAAACCATGAATTTGTGTTATGGTCATGTAGTTTGCCAATTTGATCGATTCTGCATTGAATCAGTTGATTCAATGTGAATTGTGAAACAACATTGGGTCAAACTGAACTTTTGTTCTGTAAATGCTTCACCATGAACCAACTAGAGTTCACTTGAATTTTTTGATTCCTTGTTGAACTGATGAATCAATCGTCAACCCAAATAGTTTTGCCAGTGGTTTGTCTGCCATGGGCCAATACTTGATTGGTCGTTAAATTAGTTTTGCCATGGTCTTGATCAATGTCGTCAATATGCCATCATATGTGACCAACATATGTCATTCGCATATTGCTCtggcttaaaaataaaaataaaaataaggaaatgggaaaaataaaaaaaaaacgaattgaaaaaaaaaaaatctaaaaaattaagaaaaactatGCCTAATTTctacaagtgattggattgggttcttttatctatttcattgtagtttaagtgtttgagaTTATTAGACCATCTAtaaattaagttatatatttaattatttatattatatttacataaaatttaacaaaacaatatgtgatcgcatatggaGTATGTCATCACATACtcacatatgcgatcacatatttaTTGCACAAAAAAGTATGCCATCACATACAATCCTAGATTGCATAtaccatgatggcatatgcaatccttttgaaaaaaatggcTTATGTGATCGTACATGACAACAATGGTTTTTATTTATAACTTGATGGATTGATTGCTTGGGATTATTTGGTTGGCTGGCGGTATTTGGGAATTGGTTTTCGTATGGGGATAGTTTTTGTCAACTTTGAACCTGCGCCATGTATTTCATATCATGAGCCTTCATTGTGGTTTTTGGCCTTATTTACCGAATACTATAGACCACCCCACGCTCTTTGCTTGCATGTTGCACCCTACACCAGACCCTTTTTTAGCAAGCACTTTTCAAGTAAGAATTAAAAGAAACTCATTCTgttttttagatttagatttcattttgCACTCGAACCACTTTGGAATATTCCTCTCAATGCAATAGGTTAGGCCACTAACACACTAACACTAGTGTCACTTGACTCACCAATTACCCACGGGTTGGGTAACAGATTAAACTTCCTGGTCACATCAAGCAAGCGCCATGAGAAGTGGCCCCCGCCGTCCTCTATCCATGAGGAACCTAGGTCCCCTTTCATACCAAGGATATTGGTAGCTCCTAACTTGTTGATGGACAAACCATGGCAGTAagactgtgcaagataagtgaAAAGAGGAGAATTTAGCCACTTAACATTTAATGTGTGCAAAACAGAAGTTCCTTATAGAAAGATATTTCTGAAAAGGAATGATGTTAGCTTTGTTTTTGGACAATGCTTCAAGTAGACATGGTTTGTgtctttagtttatttgatttgatttgattttaaatttttttgccCTTTTGAACTACTAGCAGTGAACTTGAAGTTACAAATACCAAAGATAAGACCCACTTTAAAACTCTACAAACACATTGTTCTTGTCAAACCATAAGCATTGCTGGGTCCCATCAATCGCTAGATGCGAATTTTCTGGTCAGTTCAAAAACACACTAAAATCCACTTAAAAGTAAGAAAACCAAGGAAATCGATCCAAccaattttagcctcagttagtGATTGCCACCATTTAATCTTTCAATAAACGGACTAGAAGATATTCAACAAATTGCCTCATGTatataatgtaggggcattttcataccgggctcgagtggggtggcccctGGGATGCAGCGACACGCTCGAGGtaggcagcccgtgtgaggcggaactcatgtgatgtggggcccacgagggggttcggccgaggacctaacccatgggaagtagggcttgggctatgagataaaagggattgCTTCACCACACTATTAGTTCAAGCTTGTAGAGCAAGTAGTTAGTTgtcatgcatcaaagtggtatcagagcaggaagtctcgtgttcgagactcttcacctggggtgattaatgcataggcattttcacaccaggcttgagtggggtggcctatgggatgcaggggcacattcGTGGTAGGCGGTCTGTGTGAGGCAGGTGACTCGTGTGAtgtgggcccacgaggggggttcggccgagggcctaacccatgggaagtggggcttgggctatgagataaagggactgATTTGCCACACTCTATCAGTTCgatcttttagagcaagtggttagttgtcctgtcTCAGTATGCATGTATGTTTGTGAGTTATCCACCATTAATGTTTTGCTTGTTATATGTAGTAGCTCAATTCGATGAATGAGAATGCAACATAGAATTTAAAGCAAGTATTATTGAATGGAAATAAAATATGCAGGAGATGGTAAATTGACAAAATAAAAGTAATCTAAGCTACTACTAAGAAAGGTTAGATAggcattttaaaaaattaaattaaatacgcTAACTAGATGGAGTGATTGTCCGCTTCTGGCACACGTGTAAGtcaaatccaaaccgtttacctGACTCTCCATCATGAGAAATGGTTTTAGGTGAAATTTCAGGCCTGTTTgatgcttaagtgggccacagtcTTCGCTTCAATATTTTCCATTGGTTCATTTTCAACAGCCTGTGTCAGCACATTTCAAGATGAAAGACATT of the Magnolia sinica isolate HGM2019 chromosome 7, MsV1, whole genome shotgun sequence genome contains:
- the LOC131251698 gene encoding mediator of RNA polymerase II transcription subunit 20a-like isoform X1, whose translation is MPLKWLLHWQPNAGTTVNSQILTEVSQCAESINGTKDGRWRSTITFYKPMLRDPNAPAEYPRDFIGISLQEQSNKYYFIIRGQRIVLEADSSIQTIMEKLQSYKSRVSLNFEGFQYQLGDFQLRVGKVVPSHSENIRGIVMEVEYLPISSLEKSRQVMEDFVDIWQETVSKKSLPGHFMHIEPNFAEYGLLDHYSPQHTAVQYATVTAQLIATVRN